From the genome of Amycolatopsis sp. NBC_01488, one region includes:
- a CDS encoding DUF3887 domain-containing protein, translating into MAAVGEALRKVRDAEATLRDAVDAARAAGHTWQELGDLLGTSRQAAFQRFGRPVDPATGASMTELRPPDVIHRAEGLVAELVDCQWHQVRRDFDDRMREAVGEDELRLAWAQVAGSVGRYERMGEPYARSTGEYTVVHMPLAFEAGDRTVLVTYREDGQVAGLWIRPPEE; encoded by the coding sequence TTGGCCGCCGTCGGCGAGGCGCTGCGGAAGGTCCGTGACGCCGAAGCGACACTGCGGGACGCCGTGGACGCGGCCAGGGCGGCCGGGCACACCTGGCAGGAGCTCGGCGACCTGCTGGGCACCAGCCGGCAGGCCGCCTTCCAGCGGTTCGGCCGGCCGGTCGACCCGGCGACGGGCGCGTCGATGACGGAGTTGAGGCCGCCCGACGTGATCCACCGCGCCGAGGGGCTCGTGGCGGAGCTCGTCGACTGCCAGTGGCACCAGGTACGCCGGGACTTCGACGACCGCATGCGCGAAGCCGTCGGGGAAGACGAGCTGCGGCTCGCCTGGGCCCAGGTGGCCGGGTCGGTCGGCCGGTACGAGCGGATGGGGGAGCCGTATGCGCGGTCCACGGGCGAGTACACGGTCGTCCACATGCCGCTGGCTTTCGAGGCCGGTGACCGGACCGTGCTGGTGACCTACCGCGAAGACGGCCAGGTGGCCGGGTTGTGGATCCGG
- a CDS encoding O-acetylhomoserine aminocarboxypropyltransferase/cysteine synthase family protein, producing MSERTWGFRTRALHAGGTPDLATGARAVPIYQTTSFVFEDAADAANLFALQKYGNIYSRIGNPTVAAFEERIASLEGAIGGVATASGQAAEFLTFSALTEAGDHIVSASGLYGGTVTQLTGTLRRFGVETTFVSGGIDDYAAAITDRTRLLYTEVIGNPGGGIADLAALADLAHSHDIPLVVDATLATPYLCRPIEHGADIVVHSATKFLGGHGTTLGGIVVESGKFDWGNGKFPRMTETVDSYGGLRYWENFGEYAFCTRLRAEQLRDIGAVLSPHSAFLLLQGVETLPQRMDAHVANARAVAEYLQADSRVAWVSYAGLPSHPHHELAKKYLPAGPGAVFSFGIDGGRAAGEKFVESVELLSHLANVGDARTLVIHPASTTHAQLSEDQLAAAGVGPDLIRLSVGLEDVDDILWDLDQALGKAVAG from the coding sequence ATGAGTGAACGCACCTGGGGCTTCCGCACCCGCGCACTGCACGCGGGCGGCACCCCCGATCTGGCGACCGGCGCGCGGGCCGTGCCGATCTACCAGACCACGAGCTTCGTCTTCGAGGACGCCGCCGACGCGGCGAACCTCTTCGCGCTGCAGAAGTACGGCAACATCTACAGCCGGATCGGGAACCCGACCGTGGCCGCGTTCGAGGAGCGGATCGCCAGCCTCGAAGGCGCCATCGGCGGCGTCGCCACCGCGAGCGGGCAGGCCGCGGAGTTCCTCACCTTCAGCGCGCTCACCGAGGCGGGCGACCACATCGTGTCGGCGAGCGGCCTCTACGGCGGCACGGTCACCCAGCTCACCGGCACGCTCCGGCGGTTCGGCGTGGAGACGACGTTCGTCAGCGGCGGCATCGACGACTACGCGGCCGCGATCACCGATCGGACCCGGCTGCTCTACACCGAGGTGATCGGCAACCCCGGCGGCGGCATCGCCGACCTCGCGGCGCTGGCGGATCTCGCGCACTCCCACGACATCCCGCTGGTGGTGGACGCGACGCTGGCGACGCCGTACCTGTGCCGCCCGATCGAGCACGGCGCCGACATCGTGGTGCACTCCGCGACGAAGTTCCTCGGCGGCCACGGGACGACGCTCGGCGGGATCGTCGTCGAGTCCGGCAAGTTCGACTGGGGCAACGGGAAGTTCCCGCGGATGACCGAGACCGTGGACAGCTACGGCGGCCTCAGGTACTGGGAGAACTTCGGCGAGTACGCGTTCTGCACGCGGCTGCGCGCCGAGCAGCTGCGGGACATCGGTGCGGTCCTCTCACCTCACTCGGCTTTCCTGCTGCTGCAAGGGGTCGAGACACTGCCGCAGCGGATGGACGCGCACGTGGCCAACGCCCGAGCGGTCGCCGAGTATCTCCAAGCGGACTCGCGGGTGGCGTGGGTCTCGTACGCCGGGCTGCCCTCCCACCCGCACCACGAGCTGGCGAAGAAGTACCTGCCGGCGGGGCCGGGCGCGGTGTTCTCGTTCGGCATCGACGGCGGCCGCGCGGCGGGCGAGAAGTTCGTCGAATCGGTGGAGCTGCTGTCGCACCTGGCGAACGTCGGCGACGCGCGGACGCTCGTGATCCACCCGGCGTCGACCACGCACGCGCAGCTGTCGGAGGACCAGCTCGCGGCCGCGGGCGTCGGGCCCGACCTGATCCGGCTGTCGGTCGGCCTGGAGGACGTCGACGACATCCTCTGGGACCTCGACCAGGCGCTGGGGAAGGCGGTGGCCGGATGA
- a CDS encoding CoA-binding protein — protein sequence MMPAVGAVERRAILGRTKSVTLVGASANPARPSYFVATYLLSSTRYEVNFVNPRLETLFGKPVYASLKDIPGEPDLVSVFRKHDDLPQVAEEVIDAGARTLWLQLGLWHEPVAERARDAGLDVVMNRCVKIEHARFAGGLHLAGFNTGVISSRRQSAP from the coding sequence ATGATGCCCGCGGTCGGAGCGGTCGAGCGGCGGGCGATCCTCGGCCGGACGAAGTCGGTGACCTTGGTGGGCGCGTCCGCCAACCCGGCGCGGCCCAGCTACTTCGTCGCGACGTACCTGCTCTCGTCGACGCGCTACGAGGTCAACTTCGTCAACCCGCGACTGGAGACGTTGTTCGGGAAGCCGGTGTACGCCTCACTCAAGGACATACCCGGGGAACCGGACCTGGTCAGCGTGTTCCGCAAGCACGACGACCTGCCCCAGGTGGCCGAAGAGGTGATCGACGCCGGCGCGCGGACGCTGTGGCTGCAGCTCGGGTTGTGGCACGAGCCCGTGGCCGAGCGGGCGCGGGACGCCGGGCTGGACGTCGTGATGAACCGGTGCGTGAAGATCGAGCACGCGCGTTTCGCGGGCGGGCTGCACCTGGCCGGGTTCAACACCGGCGTGATCAGCTCACGGCGGCAGTCGGCGCCCTAG
- a CDS encoding MBL fold metallo-hydrolase, whose translation MTLGITLSGGPTALLELGGVRLLTDPTFDPPGDHPVGERVLVKTEDSVLTEDAVGVVDAVLLSHDQHPDNLDDRGRAYLATVPLTLITPVGAARLGGTAKGLAPWEETRIGPLTVTAVPALHGPAGAERFTGDVTGFVLTGDGLPTVYVSGDNASVDLVREIAARFRVDIAVLFAGAARTVFFDGAPLTLTSANAVEAAKVLDAAKVVPLHFRGWQHFSEGPDALRKEFEAAGLADRLVLLEPGEHAEV comes from the coding sequence ATGACCCTGGGGATCACGTTGTCCGGCGGCCCGACCGCACTCCTGGAACTGGGCGGCGTCCGGCTGCTCACCGACCCGACCTTCGACCCACCCGGTGACCACCCGGTCGGCGAGCGCGTGCTGGTCAAGACCGAGGACTCGGTGCTGACCGAGGACGCGGTCGGCGTGGTGGACGCCGTCCTGCTCTCCCACGACCAGCACCCCGACAACCTCGACGACCGCGGCCGCGCGTACCTCGCCACGGTGCCGCTCACGCTGATCACGCCCGTCGGTGCCGCGAGGCTCGGCGGGACCGCCAAAGGCTTGGCGCCCTGGGAGGAAACGCGAATAGGACCATTGACCGTCACCGCCGTCCCGGCATTGCACGGACCGGCGGGCGCTGAGCGGTTCACCGGGGACGTGACGGGGTTCGTGCTGACCGGCGACGGCCTGCCGACGGTGTACGTGAGCGGCGACAACGCCTCGGTCGACCTGGTGCGGGAGATCGCCGCACGGTTCCGCGTCGACATCGCGGTGCTCTTCGCCGGCGCTGCTCGGACCGTCTTCTTCGACGGCGCTCCCCTGACGTTGACCAGTGCGAACGCCGTCGAAGCGGCGAAGGTACTCGACGCGGCGAAGGTCGTCCCGCTGCACTTCCGCGGCTGGCAGCACTTCAGCGAAGGCCCGGACGCGCTCCGCAAGGAGTTCGAGGCGGCCGGCCTGGCCGACCGGCTGGTCCTCCTGGAACCCGGGGAGCACGCGGAGGTCTGA
- the alc gene encoding allantoicase, with protein sequence MEAVLSSDRPEWTELPDLASRRFGGTVMWATDELFAEKENLVNPWAPAHRAETFGPKGQVYDGWETRRHREPGDDQAVVRLGLAGTVTGVVVDTAFFKGNYPPFVSVEAASVPGYPSAAEVTEADWDVLVDRAPAAGHTENFYAVNGSRRYTHVRLTQHPDGGVARLRVHGAPIPDPDLLDLDALDLAALENGALVTGCSNKFYSSPNNVLSPGLAAHQAEGWETARRRDDGNDWLTLRLAGAGIVRFAELDTSNLKGNAPGWASISGRDTYGEWVDLLPKTRLQPDTRHRFALKDGPEVTEARLDIYPDGGLARLRLFGRLTEAGRTNLKARYAKTR encoded by the coding sequence ATGGAGGCTGTGTTGTCGTCTGATCGTCCTGAGTGGACAGAACTGCCCGACCTCGCGTCACGCCGCTTCGGCGGGACGGTGATGTGGGCAACCGACGAGCTGTTCGCCGAGAAGGAGAACCTGGTCAACCCGTGGGCGCCGGCGCACCGCGCCGAGACGTTCGGCCCGAAGGGCCAGGTCTACGACGGCTGGGAGACCCGCCGTCACCGCGAACCGGGCGACGACCAGGCCGTGGTGCGGCTCGGCCTGGCCGGCACGGTCACCGGCGTCGTCGTCGACACCGCGTTCTTCAAGGGCAACTACCCGCCGTTCGTCTCGGTGGAGGCGGCGTCGGTGCCGGGCTACCCGTCGGCGGCCGAGGTGACCGAAGCGGACTGGGACGTCCTGGTCGACCGCGCCCCGGCGGCCGGGCACACGGAGAACTTCTACGCGGTCAACGGTTCCCGCCGGTACACGCACGTGCGGCTGACGCAGCACCCGGACGGCGGCGTCGCCCGGCTCCGGGTCCACGGCGCCCCGATCCCGGACCCCGACCTGCTCGACCTCGACGCGCTCGACCTGGCGGCCCTGGAGAACGGCGCCCTGGTCACCGGGTGCAGCAACAAGTTCTATTCGTCGCCGAACAACGTGCTTTCGCCGGGTCTGGCCGCGCATCAGGCCGAGGGCTGGGAGACGGCTCGCCGCCGCGACGACGGCAACGACTGGCTGACGCTGCGCCTGGCGGGCGCGGGCATCGTCCGGTTCGCCGAGCTGGACACGAGCAACCTCAAGGGCAACGCCCCCGGCTGGGCGTCGATCAGCGGCCGCGACACGTACGGGGAGTGGGTCGACCTGCTGCCGAAGACTCGCCTGCAGCCGGACACCCGCCACCGGTTCGCGCTGAAGGACGGCCCGGAGGTCACCGAAGCCCGCCTGGACATCTATCCGGACGGTGGATTGGCCCGGCTTCGCCTGTTCGGCCGGCTGACCGAAGCGGGCCGGACGAACCTGAAGGCCCGCTACGCCAAGACGCGCTAG
- the allB gene encoding allantoinase AllB produces the protein MDLVVRAARAVTADGEVPATVGVDGGRIVAVEPGGASLSGDRVLDLGDDVVLLPGLVDTHVHVNDPGRAEWEGFETATRAAAAGGVTTIVDMPLNSLPPTVDVAALEIKRQAATGRVHVDVGFWGGAIPGNVADLRGLHDAGVFGFKCFLLHSGVDEFPPLDPAGLDEALRELSSFDALMIVHAEDAHEIDEAPEPHGGRYVDFLRSRPRLAENLAISHVIDAARRNDARAHILHLSSAEALPLVAAARRDGVALTAETCPHYLSFIAEEIRDGATQFKCCPPIREAANRELLWQGLADGLIDTIVSDHSPCTPELKRFDSGDFGLAWGGISSLQLGLPAIWTQARQRGFALTDVVRWMAERPAAQAGMRRKGHLAAGYDADFCVFAPDEAFVVDVAKLKHRNPVSAYDRRPLAGVVRSTWLRGTEITGDEPHGELLTRGDC, from the coding sequence ATGGATCTTGTGGTGCGCGCAGCCCGGGCCGTGACGGCCGACGGCGAGGTTCCGGCGACCGTCGGCGTCGACGGCGGCCGGATCGTCGCGGTCGAACCCGGCGGCGCTTCGCTGTCCGGCGACCGCGTGCTCGACCTCGGCGACGACGTCGTGCTGCTGCCCGGACTCGTCGACACGCACGTCCACGTCAACGATCCCGGCCGCGCGGAGTGGGAGGGCTTCGAGACGGCGACGCGAGCGGCCGCTGCCGGCGGGGTGACCACGATCGTGGACATGCCGCTCAACAGCCTGCCCCCGACCGTCGACGTCGCGGCCCTGGAGATCAAGCGCCAGGCGGCGACCGGCCGGGTGCACGTCGACGTCGGTTTCTGGGGCGGCGCGATCCCGGGCAACGTCGCGGATCTGCGCGGCCTGCACGACGCGGGCGTGTTCGGCTTCAAGTGCTTCCTGCTCCACTCGGGCGTCGACGAGTTCCCGCCGCTCGACCCGGCCGGCCTCGACGAAGCGTTGCGGGAGCTGAGTTCCTTCGACGCGCTGATGATCGTCCACGCCGAAGACGCCCACGAGATCGACGAAGCGCCAGAGCCGCACGGCGGTCGCTATGTCGACTTCCTGCGGTCCCGGCCGCGGCTCGCGGAGAACCTCGCGATCTCGCACGTGATCGACGCGGCCCGCCGGAACGACGCGCGGGCGCACATCCTGCACCTGTCGTCCGCGGAGGCCCTGCCGCTGGTCGCGGCGGCGCGCCGTGACGGCGTGGCGCTGACGGCCGAGACGTGCCCGCATTACCTCAGCTTCATCGCCGAGGAGATCCGCGACGGCGCGACGCAGTTCAAGTGCTGCCCCCCGATCCGGGAGGCGGCCAACCGCGAGCTGCTCTGGCAGGGGCTCGCCGACGGCTTGATCGACACGATCGTCAGCGACCATTCGCCGTGCACGCCGGAGCTGAAACGCTTCGACAGCGGCGATTTCGGGCTCGCGTGGGGCGGGATCTCGAGCCTGCAGCTGGGGCTGCCGGCGATCTGGACGCAGGCGCGCCAACGCGGCTTCGCGCTCACCGACGTCGTCCGCTGGATGGCGGAGCGCCCGGCCGCGCAGGCCGGGATGCGCCGCAAGGGCCACCTCGCGGCCGGCTACGACGCCGACTTCTGCGTGTTCGCGCCGGACGAGGCGTTCGTGGTCGACGTCGCGAAGCTGAAGCACCGCAACCCGGTCAGCGCCTACGACCGGCGGCCGCTCGCCGGCGTCGTGCGCTCGACCTGGTTGCGGGGCACCGAAATCACCGGCGACGAGCCACACGGTGAGTTGCTGACCCGGGGGGACTGCTGA
- a CDS encoding helix-turn-helix domain-containing protein, producing the protein MRLEAEFTSEPFHGEGSPPEHAVAARDAAAEAGLETDFGPLGTLARGEAKELYAALPAIAKAALDGGATRVTLQLRRADDDRSAPVVELNDALARLIADVERELGAKLGELDRPGKQRAVRLLRERGAFGLRKSVSSVADALGVTRFTVYNYLNREAD; encoded by the coding sequence GTGCGGCTTGAAGCGGAGTTCACCAGCGAACCTTTCCACGGCGAGGGTTCGCCGCCCGAGCACGCCGTCGCCGCGCGCGACGCCGCCGCGGAAGCCGGACTGGAGACCGACTTCGGACCGCTCGGGACGCTCGCCCGAGGCGAGGCGAAGGAGCTGTACGCCGCGCTTCCGGCGATCGCGAAGGCCGCGCTGGACGGCGGCGCCACCCGCGTCACGCTGCAGCTGCGCCGCGCCGACGACGACCGGAGCGCCCCCGTCGTCGAGCTGAACGACGCGCTCGCCCGGCTGATCGCCGACGTCGAGCGGGAACTCGGCGCCAAGCTGGGCGAGCTCGACCGGCCCGGCAAGCAGCGCGCGGTCCGGCTGCTGCGCGAACGCGGGGCCTTCGGCCTGCGGAAATCCGTCTCCTCGGTGGCCGACGCGCTGGGCGTCACGCGGTTCACCGTCTACAACTACCTCAACCGGGAAGCGGACTGA
- the uraD gene encoding 2-oxo-4-hydroxy-4-carboxy-5-ureidoimidazoline decarboxylase encodes MPLTLTDFNVADADDVRPALTACLAVPRWVDAILEHRPYESREALIAAAERPLSSDEIRQAMAAHPRIGEQPADGWARSEQSGVDNADAFVAANAEYEAKFGHVYLVCASGRSGEELLKILQARLDNDAATELAVAGRELLKIAELRLAKAVTA; translated from the coding sequence GTGCCGCTCACCCTCACCGACTTCAACGTCGCCGACGCCGATGACGTGCGTCCGGCGCTGACCGCCTGCCTCGCCGTCCCCCGCTGGGTGGACGCGATTCTCGAGCACCGGCCCTACGAAAGCCGGGAGGCGCTGATCGCCGCCGCCGAGCGTCCGTTGAGCAGCGACGAGATCCGGCAGGCCATGGCCGCGCACCCCCGGATCGGCGAACAGCCGGCGGACGGCTGGGCCCGTTCCGAACAGTCCGGTGTGGACAACGCCGACGCGTTCGTCGCGGCGAACGCCGAGTACGAGGCCAAGTTCGGACACGTGTACCTCGTCTGCGCCAGCGGCCGCAGCGGCGAAGAGCTGCTGAAGATCCTGCAGGCCAGGCTCGACAACGACGCCGCGACCGAGCTGGCCGTCGCCGGCCGGGAACTCCTGAAGATCGCCGAACTCCGACTCGCGAAAGCGGTGACCGCGTGA
- the uraH gene encoding hydroxyisourate hydrolase gives MSLVTTHVLDTATGRPAKGIAVRFETAEGKPIADGRTDDDGRIRDLGPETLDPGAYRLVFDTGAYLGPDAFFPEVALTFRIADGTSHHHVPLLLSPFAYSTYRGS, from the coding sequence GTGAGCCTCGTGACCACCCACGTCCTCGACACGGCGACCGGACGCCCCGCCAAGGGCATCGCCGTCCGGTTCGAGACCGCCGAGGGGAAGCCGATCGCCGACGGGCGCACCGACGACGACGGCCGCATCCGCGACCTCGGCCCCGAGACCCTGGACCCCGGCGCCTACCGGCTCGTCTTCGACACCGGCGCCTACCTGGGCCCGGACGCCTTCTTCCCGGAGGTGGCCCTCACCTTCCGGATCGCCGACGGCACGTCGCACCACCACGTGCCGCTCCTGCTCAGCCCGTTCGCCTATTCGACCTACCGAGGGAGCTGA
- the pucL gene encoding factor-independent urate hydroxylase has translation MAITLGPNQYGKAEVRLVTVRRDGPVHHLKDLTVSTSLRGELAATHLTGDNAGVLATDTQKNTVYAFAKEAPVGEIEDFALRLARHFVGTQENITGARIKIDEHGWDRIAVGGEPHDHAFSRSGDERRTTAVTVRDGRAWVVSGIDGLTLLKSTGSEFHGFPRDQYTTLAETDDRILATAVTAKWRYQGEGIDWAESHREIRRLMLETFATKHSLSLQQTLYAMGSAVLEARSEVAEVRLSLPNKHHFLVDLSPFGLKNDNEVFYAADRPYGLIEGTIVRDDAEDAGPAWDIH, from the coding sequence GTGGCCATCACCCTGGGCCCCAACCAGTACGGCAAGGCGGAGGTCCGCCTGGTGACGGTGCGCCGCGACGGCCCCGTGCACCACCTCAAGGACCTCACCGTGTCGACGTCGCTGCGCGGCGAACTCGCCGCGACGCACCTCACCGGCGACAACGCCGGCGTGCTCGCGACGGACACGCAGAAGAACACCGTGTACGCCTTCGCGAAGGAGGCGCCGGTCGGCGAGATCGAGGACTTCGCGCTGCGCCTGGCCCGCCACTTCGTCGGCACGCAGGAGAACATCACCGGCGCGCGGATCAAGATCGACGAGCACGGCTGGGACCGCATCGCGGTCGGCGGCGAGCCGCACGACCACGCGTTCAGCCGCTCCGGCGACGAGCGGCGCACCACCGCGGTGACGGTCCGGGACGGGCGCGCGTGGGTCGTCTCCGGCATCGACGGTCTGACCCTGCTCAAGTCGACGGGTTCGGAGTTCCACGGCTTCCCGCGCGACCAGTACACGACCCTCGCCGAGACCGACGACCGCATCCTCGCGACGGCCGTGACGGCGAAGTGGCGCTACCAGGGCGAGGGCATCGACTGGGCGGAGAGCCACCGCGAGATCCGGCGGCTGATGCTGGAGACGTTCGCGACCAAGCACAGCCTTTCGCTGCAGCAGACGCTCTACGCGATGGGTTCGGCCGTGCTGGAGGCGCGGTCGGAGGTGGCAGAGGTCCGGCTGTCGCTGCCGAACAAGCACCACTTCCTGGTGGACCTGAGCCCGTTCGGGTTGAAGAACGACAACGAGGTGTTCTACGCGGCGGACCGGCCGTATGGGCTGATCGAGGGCACCATCGTGCGCGACGACGCCGAGGACGCCGGTCCGGCCTGGGACATCCACTAA
- a CDS encoding TetR/AcrR family transcriptional regulator, protein MAGTKERIMAAGAELFRRNGYSGTGLKQIVTEANAPFGSLYHFFPGGKEQLGQEVIRSSGLAYIQLFDLFIAPAPDLVSGIEAFFAAGIATLEATDYVEGCPIATVALEVAATNEPLRQATADVFTAWIDAGTEKFGEFGLTREAARTLTITAVNNLEGAFVLCRSLRDTEAMAVAGAATVDVARRLLNENAQL, encoded by the coding sequence GTGGCAGGGACCAAGGAACGCATCATGGCCGCCGGCGCGGAACTGTTTCGGCGCAACGGCTACAGCGGTACCGGGCTCAAGCAGATCGTCACCGAGGCGAATGCTCCCTTCGGGTCGCTCTACCACTTCTTCCCCGGTGGCAAGGAGCAGCTCGGCCAAGAGGTCATCCGCTCCTCCGGGCTCGCCTACATCCAGCTCTTCGACCTCTTCATCGCGCCCGCGCCCGATCTCGTCAGCGGGATCGAGGCCTTCTTCGCCGCCGGGATCGCGACGCTCGAAGCCACCGACTACGTCGAAGGGTGCCCGATCGCGACCGTCGCCCTGGAGGTCGCCGCGACCAACGAGCCGCTGCGGCAGGCCACCGCCGACGTCTTCACCGCGTGGATCGACGCCGGGACCGAGAAGTTCGGCGAGTTCGGGCTGACCCGGGAAGCCGCGCGGACGCTCACCATCACCGCCGTCAACAACCTCGAAGGCGCCTTCGTCCTCTGCCGGTCGCTGCGGGACACCGAGGCCATGGCCGTCGCGGGGGCAGCGACCGTGGACGTTGCCCGTCGACTTCTCAACGAGAACGCACAACTTTAG
- a CDS encoding glycoside hydrolase family 27 protein yields MRRVFAVLATALAAAALSSPPADALENGLARTPPMGWNTWNTFECNINETLVKQTTDLMVSSGMRDRGYTYVNLDDCWMTHSRDAAGHLVADSAKFPSGLKALGDYIHARGMKFGIYESAGSETCQHYPGSLGHEQTDANSFASWGVDYLKYDNCGSPSGETQQDYVRRYSAMRDALKATGRPIAYSICEWGNFSPSTWAPDVGNLWRTTGDITNNWGSIDSIYHQNVGLASAAKPGAWNDPDMLEVGDGMDFQEDRAHFTLWAAMAAPLIAGADLRSASVATFSTYLNSDVIAVDQDPLGKQATRIATGGGLDVLAKPLQGGDVAVVLLNENGTTKTISTTAAAAGLPSASNYRLTNLWSKELTTSTGTISANVPSHSTVIYRVKANASGSSIGTAQPLQGASSSRCIDINGNVTTPGTKVDIWDCDGGSNQSWTFTSAGELKAGGLCLDAYDGGTAAGTKLIVWTCHGGANQKFKLNPDGSITGTQTGLCVDVTGGDKPAGNVNGVQLELWGCNDDANQNWQLKSP; encoded by the coding sequence ATGCGCCGAGTCTTCGCCGTCCTTGCCACCGCCCTCGCGGCCGCCGCCCTGAGCAGCCCGCCCGCCGACGCCCTCGAAAACGGGCTCGCCCGGACGCCGCCGATGGGCTGGAACACCTGGAACACCTTCGAGTGCAACATCAACGAGACGCTCGTCAAGCAGACCACCGACCTCATGGTCAGCTCCGGGATGCGCGACCGCGGCTACACCTACGTCAACCTCGACGACTGCTGGATGACGCACAGCCGTGACGCCGCCGGCCACCTCGTCGCCGACTCCGCGAAGTTCCCCAGCGGCCTCAAGGCGCTCGGCGACTACATCCACGCACGCGGGATGAAGTTCGGGATCTACGAGAGCGCCGGCAGCGAAACCTGCCAGCACTACCCCGGCAGCCTCGGGCACGAGCAGACCGACGCGAACAGCTTCGCGAGCTGGGGCGTCGACTACCTCAAGTACGACAACTGCGGCAGCCCGAGCGGCGAAACCCAGCAGGACTACGTCCGCCGCTACTCCGCGATGCGCGACGCGCTCAAGGCCACCGGCCGCCCGATCGCCTACAGCATCTGCGAATGGGGGAACTTCAGCCCGTCGACGTGGGCGCCGGACGTCGGCAACCTGTGGCGCACCACCGGCGACATCACCAACAACTGGGGCAGCATCGACTCGATCTACCACCAGAACGTCGGTCTCGCGTCCGCCGCGAAGCCCGGCGCGTGGAACGACCCGGACATGCTCGAAGTCGGCGACGGCATGGACTTCCAGGAAGACCGCGCGCACTTCACGCTCTGGGCGGCGATGGCCGCGCCCCTGATCGCCGGCGCCGACCTGCGCAGCGCCAGCGTCGCCACCTTCTCGACGTACCTCAACTCGGACGTCATCGCCGTCGACCAGGACCCGCTCGGCAAGCAGGCGACGCGCATCGCGACCGGCGGCGGGCTCGACGTCCTCGCGAAGCCACTCCAGGGCGGCGACGTCGCCGTCGTGCTGTTGAACGAAAACGGCACCACGAAGACCATCTCCACGACGGCCGCCGCGGCCGGGCTGCCCAGCGCGTCGAACTACCGGCTGACCAACCTGTGGTCGAAGGAGCTGACGACCAGCACCGGGACGATCAGCGCCAACGTGCCGTCGCACAGCACCGTCATCTACCGGGTGAAAGCCAATGCGAGCGGCAGCAGCATCGGCACCGCCCAGCCGCTGCAGGGCGCGTCGTCGTCACGCTGCATCGACATCAACGGCAACGTCACCACGCCCGGCACGAAGGTCGACATCTGGGACTGCGACGGCGGCTCAAACCAGAGCTGGACCTTCACCAGCGCCGGGGAGCTGAAGGCCGGCGGCCTCTGCCTGGACGCCTACGACGGCGGTACGGCCGCGGGGACGAAGCTGATCGTGTGGACGTGCCACGGCGGCGCGAACCAGAAGTTCAAGCTGAACCCGGACGGCTCGATCACCGGCACCCAGACCGGCCTGTGCGTCGACGTCACCGGCGGCGACAAGCCCGCCGGCAACGTCAACGGCGTCCAGCTGGAACTCTGGGGCTGCAACGACGACGCCAACCAGAACTGGCAGCTCAAGTCCCCGTGA